GATCGGTGAGGGCGAAGCCGGCGGCGGTGATGGTGGCTCCGACCGGGCGGGTCAGGTGGCAGCCGCCGGCCAGACGCTTCCACAGGGGCTCGATGAAGGCCTGCCAGCGGGCCACCTTTGGATCGGGGGCCAGGCCGTGCTCGCAGAACAGGAAGCGGCCGCCGGGCTTGAGCACCCGCCTGGCCTCGGCCAGGGCGGCCGGGGGCGAGGCGACGCTGCAGAGGGTGAAGGTGCAGACCACGCAGTCGAAACTGGCGTCGCCGAAGGGGAGCGCCTCAGCCGTTCCGTCCTGGATATCGACCTTGAGGCCATCGGCCCGTGGGGCCTTGGCGGCGATGGCGCGGAGTTCCGCCGAGGGATCGACCCCCGAGACGCTGGTCACCTGGGCGGCGTCGTAATGGATCAGGTTCATGCCGCCGCCGATGCCGAGCTCCAGCACCTTGCCGGCCGCCTTCGGCACGACCTTGCGGCGCTGATAGGTGATCGGCTTCGCCCCGCAGGCGCAGCCGATCAGCCGGGGCATGATGTGGCGGTCGTAGAAGCTGGTCATCGGCGGGAAGCCTCCAGGCGGGACTGCATCAGGGCGGCGAGTTCGGCGGCGGGCATCAGCCAACGATCGGAAAAGCTGTCCGAATACCGCTCAGCGCCGGCGGCATCCGGCTCCGCGGCGTAGATCCAGCCAACGCGGTCCTTCTTCCGGTTTCCGGCCGGGACCACATGGAAAGCTTCAATGTCGGCCCAGTGGTAGCGGTCGGCTATGCCGAACAGGCTCGTCTCAGCGAAGCCCTCGTCGTCGAGCTTCAGGCGGTCCGGAAATAGAACGGACAAGGCGCCGACCACAGCGAAGACGCCCCACATGCAGGTGATCAGCACCACGAACACGCGCTCGAGGACAGACGTGTCAGGCTCGGTGAACTTCAAGAACCCAAGGGCGAACAACGCCAGGCTGACGACCAGAGAGAAGATCGACGACTTGGTTCGCGGGGCGCGGATTGTTGTCATGCCGGCAGACTGTCGGACTAGGCGCGGCTCCGCAACCACCGCGCCACCGCCCAGGCGTGGCTCTCGTGGCGCAGCCTGAGCACGGCCTCCTGGGGATCGAGCCAGACCAGGGTGTGATCGTCCTCGACCTTGAGGGCGACGTTCTCGCCGGTCAGGTGGGCGTGGTAGACGCCGCCTTCGTTCTCGACCGGCTCGCCGTCGCTCTTGAGGAACAGCTGGCTGGCGCGGACGATGAGGGCGGCGGGCTCGACGATCAGGCCGGTTTCCTCGCCGAACTCGCGGATCAGGGCCTCCGCCTCGCTTTCCATGCCGTCGACGGCGCCGCCGGGCAGGTCGTGGTAGCTGCGGTCATCGGGACGGGTGACGTGGACGCAGGCGATCAGCCCGTCCCGCTCACAGACGCCGAAGGCGGCGGGACGCAGGCGGTAGGCCTTCTCCGGGTCGCGGAGGCCGAACTCCAGCATCAGTCCTTGCCCAGCAGCGGCACCCAGGGATCGGTCTTGCCGGCGACCACGTCCTCGACAGCGACGGCGGGCCAGCCGATCTTGCCGGTGGCGCTCTCACGCCAGGCCATGACCACCATGTCGCGCAGTTCCCCGGCCCCGGAGCCGATCAGGTCGGTGGCGAAAGCGACGGCCTTGGGGTCATTGGTCTTGAAGGCGTTCTCGCCCCACAGGGCATAGAGCGGTTCGGTCTCGGCGTTGGTCTTGCCGAGGTAGGCCACCGTGCGCTGCTCGATGGTGCAGGCGCAGTCGCGCGGGGCCGGCCGGGCGGCGCGGGCCCCGGCAAGGGTGACGCTGCGGGCCACGAACTCGCCCTCGAAGGCGCTGTGCAGGCGGTCGTTGCTGTAGCCCTTGGGGTTGGGGAAATCGCCCCAGCCGTTGTAGTGGATCGAGGTGTGCAGCGGTTGCGAGCCATCGCCGACGTAGTGGGCGAATTCGCCCAGATCGCGCAGGATCAGCTGTTCGCGGCGCAGGCGGTCGGCCTTGTACCAAGCCTTCTGGGGGCCCTTGGCGCGCTTCTCCATGGCGGTCAGGACGCGCCAGTAGCGGAAATCCTGGGTCAGCTGCTGGTAGCCGTCGATGATCGAATACTGCAGCCAGCCGGCCTTCCAGCCGTCGAGTCCCTTTTCCTGCAGGGCCTTTTCGTATTCGGCGCGGGTCGGCTTGAGATCGGCCAGCGGCATGACGCCGAACACCAGGCCGTTGTCATCGATGTCGATGAAGTGGGCGCCCTCGCGGTCGCTGTCATGCAGCTTGCCGGCGCCCTTCCAGCGGTCGGGCTCGCGGGCCAGCTCGCCCATGGCGGCGACCGCCTTGGGACCGCGCAGGAAGGCGGGAACTTCGGCCGGCAGGGCCTCGATGGCCAGCTGACCGATCAGGCGGTGGCCGCTGGCGCCCCAGGCCAGGGCCTGGGTGACGACGAGGCCGCCCAGCACGGCGGCGGCGGCGAGGGCGATCAGGGGACGGTGACGCAAGGGACGTGAACTCCGGATGGGGGGCGGACCCTAGGCGGTAAGCGGCGGCCTGAAAATGGCGGGGCCTTATCGAAGCGGCGGAGCATTATAGCACTTGAGGGGCCGGGAAAGACGAGAAGGGCCTCAAGGCGTGAATTTTCCTCGGGATTTCCGTCGGTTAGGCGTGATGGGCCTGCCGGTGTCCTGACGGGCTTCAGGCAGGACCGCGTGGGTGGCGGCGACGGGTTTTCGTGGGTGGTGGCACCGGTTCGGCGCGGCGAGGCGTACCGGCCCCCTAGATGCCGAGCGCCGATTCCACCCGGCCGACCCAGGCCTTCGTCGCCGGATAGTTGGAGAGATCAAAACCGCCCTCGTGGGCGACGCGGGTGTAGGCGACCAGGGCGATGTCGGCGAGGGTCAGGTGGTGACCAACGAGGAAGGGCGAGGCCTCCAGGGCCATCTCCAGACGGGCCAGAGCCGCCTTGCCGCGCTCGACGATTTTCGGGTCCAGATCGGAGGCCGCCTTGCCCAGATAGGCCATCTGGAAGCGGGCGACGGCGACATAGGGCTCATGACTGTACTGCTCCCAGAACAGCCACTCGAACATCTTGGCGCGCTCGTACGAGTCCTTGGGGACAAGGTCAGTCCCTTCAGCAAGGTGAAGTATAATCGCGTTGCTTTGCGCTAAAGCGCGACCATCCTCCAGGACAACCAGAGGAACCTGACCGGCCGGGTTGCGCGCCATGAAATCAGGGGTGCGACTTTCGCCCTTGAGGATGTCGGTTTCGACCCAGCGATACGGCGTGCCGATTCGGTCCGCCGTCCACTTTACCTTCAGACAATTGCCACTGATGCTGTCGCCGAACACAGTGATACTCATGGTTTTTCTCTCTGCGGGACTGACTGGGGTTGCCTTTTAGGCGAGTGGCCGCTACCTAGCCCCGACCTGTCGTCGAGAAACAAAGGGGGGACCGCTGTTGAAGCGTACCTCAACATGCCTCGCCGCACTGGCTTTTATGCTGGTTGCAAACTCTTCGTCCGCCCAGACCCTCAAGGGGATTCCGGGCAGCGCAAACGGCGATCCCATCGGGGATCTTATCGCGCGGATCAACACCGAGAGCCCCACCCCTACAGCGGGACTCCGTGGAACGATGTCGCCCATTCCGGACGATGCGATCCTGCCTGCCGACAACGCGGGTGAGGCCAAAACCGTTCCCGGCGAGGCCGACTGGAACATGCGCGTGACGCTGTACCACTCGGGCGGCGGCGGCGCGGGGGCCCGCGACTCGCTGGGTTGCCCCGTGGTGGCCATGCGCACGGCGGCGACCGACCCGCGCGTCGCGCCCAAACGCTCGATCATCTTCATTCCGGAAACGGTTGGCCTGCGGATGCCCGACGGCGGCGTTCATGACGGCTACTGGTATGTCTCCGACACCGGCGGCGGCGTGCGTGGCAGCCATGTCGACCTGTTCACCGGCCACGGCCGGGGATCGATGGGCCCGCTGATGAAGATCAACACCCGCACGGTGCAGGTCATGAAGGCCGGCACCTTCACGGGTTGCCCGAAGTCCGGCCAGCGGATCGCGGCGACGCGGTAGGGGCAGCGCCCCTGCCCCCACCTCCACCGTCATCCTCGGGCTTGTCCCGAGGACCCATGGTTCAGCTTTCGCGAAACGTTGCATGGCGGGCTCCGACGGGGCGGCGTCAGGACGTCTGACGTTCGTGCGGCGGATGAATGGGTCCTCGGGACAAGCCCGAGGATGACGGCGGTGCGGTGGCGAGAGCGGCGCGCGCTCAGATATCCCCGCCCACATTCGTCGGCGCGACATGCGCCCGGGCGACGTGGATGCCGCATTCGGTCTTGTCCTGGCCCGCCCAGCGGCCGGCGCGGACGTCGGCGCCCTCTTCCACCGGGCTGGTGCAGGGCCAGCAGCCGATCGAAGGGAAGCCCTGCGCCACCAGCGGGTGGGCCGGCAAGTCGTGCCGGGCGACGTAGGCGTCGAGCTCTTCCTTGCCCCAGTTGGCCAGGGGGTTGAACTTGACCTGGTGGTCGGCCTGTTCGACCACCGCCAGGCGCAGGCGGTCGCCGCCGTGGAAGCGCTTGCGGCCGGTCAGCCAGCCGTCGAAACCCTCCAGAGCACGGTCGAGCGGCAGCACCTTGCGGATGTTGCAGCAGGCGTCGGTGTCGGTCTTCCAGAGGTTGGCGTCGGGGTCGCCGACGGCGAGGTCCTGGAAGCGCGGGCGCAGGTCGCGCACGTCGGTCAGGCCAAGCTTCGACGCCAGCTGGCGGCGGTAGTCGAGGGTCTGGCCGAACAGCATGCCGGTGTCGAGGAAGAGGACGGGGATGTCCCGCTTCACCTGGGCGGCGAGGTGGAGCAGCACGGCGCTCTCGGCCCCGAAGGACGAGACGAGGGCCAGGCGCTCGCCGAAGGTGGCCACGGCGGCCTCGATGATGGTGGTCGGATGAGCGCTGCGCAGCTCCGCGTCCAACAGGGCCGCGGAGGTCGGGCGCTCGAGTTGGTCGAAGGCCATCAGCCCCTCTCCTCGAAGGCCGGCGGGCGGTGGTCGGCCGCGCGCTGGTACACATGCCGGAAGAGGCCGGCGGCCTTGGCCCATTGTTCTGGTGTGGCGCCGTCGGCGGGCGCGAAGCTGTCGAACCCGGTGCGGACCATGAAGTTGGCCTGTTGCAGCAGGACATCGCCGACCGCCCTCACCTCGCAGGCATAGCCGAAGCGCTCGCGCAGCAGGGTGGCGGTGGTGAAGGTGCGGCCGTCGCGGAACTTCGGGAAGACCACGGCGACGAGGGCCAGGCGCGGCAGGTCGTAGGCCAGGTCCTCGACCGCTTCGTCGGTCTGCAGCCGGACGCCGACGGCGCGGTTGCCGGTGACCAAAGCGTCGCCCTCAGCCTGAAAGCGGGCCAGGCTGAGAATGACGGGACCCTCGGGAATGGCGTCCTCGTCGGCGACGTCGGTGAAGACATCCTCGGCGGCCGAGAATTGGCCGTTCTGGAGCTTAATGAGCGTCGGCATAGACGGCCTCCTTGAACGGAGCCATGCCGGCGCGGCGGAAGGTGTCGAGGAAGCGCTCGTCCTTCTGGCGCAGGCCCAGGTAGGTCTCGACCAGCTTGTCGACGGCGTCGGCCACCTTGTCGGCCGGCAGGGCCGGACCGAGGATCGAGGCAAGCGAAGCGTCTTCCGCGCCCGAGCCACCGAGGCTGAGCTGGTAGAATTCCTCGCCCTTCTTGTCGACGCCGAGCACGCCGATGTGGCCGACGTGGTGGTGGCCGCAGGCGTTGATGCAGCCGCTGATCTTGATCTTCAGCTCACCGATGTCCTCGGCCCGGTCGGCGTCGGCGAAGCGGTCCTGGATCGACTGGGCGACCGGGATGGCCCGCGCATTCGCAAGAGCGCAGTAGTCGAGGCCCGGGCAGGCGATGATGTCGCTGATCAGGCTGATGTTGGAGGTGGCCAGACCGACCGACTGCAGGGCGCGGTGGACGGCGGGGACGTCGTCCAGCTTCACATGCGGCAGGACGAGGTTCTGCTCGTGGGTGGCGCGGATATCGCCCAGGCCATAGCGTTCGGCCAGGTCGGCGACCGCCTCCATCTGCTCGGCCGAGGCGTCGCCGGGAGTGGCGCCGGGGGCCTTCAGGCTGATCTCGACGATAGCGTAGCCGGGCTGCTTGTGGGCCTTGACGTTGTTGCGCACGAAACGGGCGAAGGCCCGGTCGGAGGCCTGCTCGGCGTCGAAGACATCCGACTTCGGCGGCAGGGTTTCGAACGGGACCTTGAGGAAGCTGCCCCGGATGCGGGCCAGTTCGGTGTCGGGCAGGTCGCGGCCTTCGCCGATCTTCAGCCACTCCTCCTCGACCTGACGGCCGAACTCCTCGGCGCCGAGGCTGGAGACGAGGATCTTGATGCGGGCCTTGTAGGCGTTGTCGCGGCGGCCGTGGCGGTTGTAGACGCGCAGGACCGCCTCCAGATAGCTGATCAACCGGGCGGCCGGCAGGAACGGCTTGATAGTCGGGGCGAGGTAGGGCGTGCGGCCCTGACCGCCGCCGACCATGACCTCGAAACCGAGGGCGCCGTCGGCGTTGCGAAGGACCTTGAGACCAATGTCATGGGCCCGGGCGGCGGTGCGGTCGGTCTCCGAGGCGGTGACGGCGATCTTGAACTTGCGCGGCAGGTAGCTGAACTCGGGGTGCAGCGTCGACCATTGGCGCAGGACTTCGGACCAGACGCGGGGGTCATCGACCTCCTGCGCCGTGGCGCCGGCGTAGGGGTCCGACGTCACATTGCGGATGCAGTTGCCGCTGGTCTGGATGGCGTGCATCTGCACCCCGGCCAGGTGGTCGAGGATGTCGGGCGTATCGCCCAGCTTGATCCAGTTGAACTGGATGTTCTGGCGGGTGGTGAAGTGGCCATAGCCCTTGTCCCAGGTGCGGGCGATGTGGGCGAAGGCGCGCAGCTGGGTCGGGTTCAGCGAACCGTAGGGGACGGCGACCCGCAGCATGTAGGCGTGAAGCTGCAGGTAGAGGCCGTTCATCAGGCGCAGCGGCTTGAACTGGTCCTCGGTGATGTCGCCGGCCAGGCGGGCGACGACCTGGCCGCGGAACTCGGCGGCGCGGTCTTCGAGGAATTCCTGGTCGATGATGTCGTAGCTGTACATGGGGCTACTTCCTGCGGATCAGATCGACGCGGCCGGTCGAGCGGGCGGCGCCGGTGGCGGCCTGCAGAGCGGCGATGGCGGCGCCGCCCTCGGCCTGCTTGCCGTGGGTGGGTTCGTTGGTGGGGCCCAGCGCGCGGATGCGCTCGCGGTAGCTGACCGGGGCGAGGCCGGCGGGGCCCTCGGCGATGTCGATCAGGTAGGGTTCGACGATGACGGTCGGCTGGCTCTTGGCGACGGCGACGGCGGACTCTCCGGCGTCACCGTCGAAGATGTCGGCGTCGGCGAAGCGCTCGACCCATTGGCCGGCCTGCCAGAAGACAACCTCGCCATCGATCAGGCGGTTGGCGGTGAGGACTTTCATCAAATCCTCCCCTGGCGCGCAGCGACGGGGGAGGGGGACCGCGCGCCGTAGGCGCGTGGTGGAGGGGGCAGCGCCGGCGGTGCGGGTTGACCCTGAAAGCTGTCGTTGGCGGACGCGCCAGAACGCGCGTTTGCCTGAAGGGCCGGCGCTGCCCCCTCCACCACCAGCCCTGAGCCGGGCTGGCGGTCTCCCTCCCCCGCCTCTTCGGGTCGGAGGAGGAACTGGGAGGCGGCCATGGCCATCGCTTCTCCGACCATCAGCAGCGCCGGACCCGACAGGCCGGCGGCCGTCTCGGCCAGCTTACCCAGCGTGGTCGGCAGGCGCTGCTCGTCGGCGCGGCTGGCGTTGACGACGATAAGGGCGGGCGTCGAGGCGGCCCGGCCAGCCGCGGTCAGGCGCTCGGCGATCAGGCCGGCGGTGCTGAGGCCCATGTAGATGACGACGGTCTGGTTGGGGCGGGCCAGGGCCGGCCAGTCGAGATCGGGCTCGCCATGAGCGGCGTGGCCGGTGACGAAGGTGACCGACTGGGCGGCGCCGCGATGGGTCAGCGGGGCGCCGGCCGACGCGCTGGCGGACAGGGCGGCGGTGACGCCGGGAATGACCTGGGCTTCGATGCCGGCGGCGCGGCAGGCGGCCAGCTCCTCGCCGCCACGGCCGAAGATGAAGGGATCGCCGCCCTTGAGGCGAACGACGGTCAGGCCCTGCTCGGCAAGGGCCACAAGCAGCTGGTTGATGTCATCCTGCGGCAGGGTGTGGCGCGACTTGCGCTTGGCGACGTCGATCAGCCGGGCATTGGCGGGGGCCAGATCGAGAATGTCGCTGGACACCAGGCCGTCATGGACGATGACGTCGGCGCTCCCGATGACACGGGCGGCCTTGATGGTCAGCAGGTCGGGGTCGCCCGGGCCCGCGCCGACGAGCCAGACCATTCCAGCCATTGGGCCGGGCCTGGTCGCACGACCGTCCAGCGCGACCAAACCCTTGTTGGGGCGCTTGCTGGCGGGTGCGGGACGGACAGGCCGGGACATGGCGCGATAGCTTCTCTATAAGGGCGGCGAGAGGGTCGAGGCGGGCCGAAAACGACCCGCCCCGCCCGATACCCGATGGCGAAAAGGGCCGTGACGCCATCGGACACTTGCTAACTGGGCTCGCGAAGACCACTTCGCAAACTAGGACTTCTGCCGGGGCGTTCAGGAAAACTTGGGGATGGATACACCCTCTGATCATCGCAGGCGCCTGCCGCCGCTGAACGCCTTGCGGGCGTTCGAGGCGGCCGCGCGGCACCTGAATTTCTCACGCGCGGCCGAGGAGCTGTCGGTGACGCCGGGCGCGGTCAGCCAGCAGATCCAGAACCTGGAAGACTATGTCGGGGCGGCCCTGTTCAAGCGCACGCCCAAGGGCCTGCTCTTGACCGACGCGGCCCAGACCGCCCTGCCCGCCCTGCGCGAGGCCTTCGACCGGCTGGCCGAGGCGGCGAGCCTGCTGACGGCCGCCGTCGATGGCCGGCGCCTGACGCTGACCGCCGCGCCGAGCTTCGCCGCCAAGTGGCTGGTGCCGCGGCTGGGCAAGTTCGAGGAGAAGCACCCGCAGGTCGACGTCTGGCTGTCGGCCGGCATGGAGGTGGTCGACTTCGCCTCCGGGGAAATTGACCTGGCCATCCGTTACGGCGGCGGGCGCTATCCGGGCCTGGAGGTCATCAAGCTGATGACCGAGACGGTGATTCCGGTGGTCAGCCCGGGCCTGCTCAACGAGAACCCGCTCAACGATCCCTCCGACCTCAGCCACCACATCCTGTTGCACGACGGCAGCCCGGACGCCGACGACAGCTGCCCTGATTGGGCCATGTGGCTGGCGGCGCGGGGGATTCGCGGCGTCGACGGCACGCGCGGGCCGCGCTTCAACCAGTCGAGCCTGGTCATCGAGGCGGCGGTCAATGGCCGGGGCGTGGCCCTGGCCAAGCGGACGCTGGCGCAGGCCGATCTCGACGCGGGGCGCCTGGTGACGCCATTACACATCGCCACGGCGGTAGACTTCGCCTATTACGTCGTCCACCCCAAGACCAAGGGACGGCTGCCTCAGGTGAAGGCCTTCGTCTCCTGGCTGATGGAAGAGGCGGCCGCCCACGAAGCCGCCCTCCAGACCCTCGACAACGGCGCAGGTATCTAGAGTTCTTCATGCCCAAAGATGTTTCGGTGATGGTCGATCCCCGGGTCGCGCCGCAGGACTGCACCACGATGGCCGAGGTCAGGGTCGGCGTTGACGCCCTCGACCGCGCCCTGGTGGCGCTGCTGGCCGAGCGCCAGGGCTATATGGACGCCGCCGCGCGGATCAAACCCGACCGCGGCGTCGTGCGCGACGTGGCGCGGATCGAGGACGTGGTCGCCAAGGTCAAGGCCGCGGCCACCGAGGCCGGCCTCAGCCACGCCATCGCCGAGCCGGTCTGGCGCACCCTGGTGGACCGCTGCATCGCCTATGAGTTCGGCGTCTGGGACAAGACCCGCTAGCCCTTCAGCGAACGCAGCATCTGCTCGTGCTGATAGGCGGCGATGTCGAGCAGCGCCGCGTCGAGGGCCGCGTGCACGGCCGGCAGCACGCCCGTCCCATCCCGCTCGGCCCGTTCGCAGACGTCGGCCAGGGCATTGGCGCCGATTCCCCGCGCCGCGCCTTTGATCGTATGCAGGGCGTCGCTCCAGCCGGGGTCGCCAGGTTGCAGCATCCGCGACCAGATGGTCGCCTGTTCGCGGAACAGGTTCAGCACCTCGTCGATGACCCCGAAGTCCCCCGCGGCGAAGCTTTCGAGGTAGGGAAAATCGACCGCGCCGGTGATGTCTCGCTTCGCCAAATTAGGCCCCTTGTGTCCCGAGCAATTTCGAGTATGTTCCGCGCCCTCGCCGCCGGGTACGCCCGAACCGTCGATACGGGTGCATAGCTCAGTTGGTAGAGCAGCTGACTCTTAATCAGCGGGTCGTAGGTTCGAATCCTACTGCACCCACCATTCCCCGCCCACCGTCTCAGTTGAATATTTGAACAGAGACGGTGGGGGTGGACGCTATCAGAACACTCTCTGGGTTCCCTCATTGGGTTCCACCTGTTGAGTAAATCCCTATCAGGACTTCTCAACCGTCACCATTCGCTACGGAGAGGGAATCGCTTCGGCCTGCCCATCGTTGGAAATGCGCGGCGGAATTTTCGGACTTGGCGTCAAACTCCGCGTCTGAATTTCATACAGCGCCACCATCAGCCAGGCGTGCCTGCGCAGCAGATTTGCGTCATCGAACAGCCTGGCAATTTCTGAGATCAAGCGTTCAGCCGGGACCGGAACCCGGAGCCCGGCCTCTTCCCCGGCCCACTTCGGCGCTTGTCGGGGAATTTCGCTGAGCATTTCTCCGGCCAGCACCGCCTTCTCGGCGGGGAGCTGTTCAGTCGCCTCGCGGTGGCTCGCCTTCACCTGGTCGACGAGCCTGAAAAAGGTTGCCGAGGAAACCTGAGGGTATCGGCTCTGAATTTCCTTCCACCGCTTGCCCCCGCCTTCCAGCAGTCGGGCGGCGATATCATTCTCGAGAGCGGCGCGGACGCGATCGTCTATCATTTTGCACTCCTCACTATCGATTTCGATAGTGAGGTTATGGCGGCACGACCGTCCCAGACGTGAATCGCGGAAACTCCAGGCGCAATTTTCGGGGCCTGCGCCGAGGCGAATTAAATTCGCCTCGGCGTCTTTGTCCAATCGCCCGCAAATTCGGGCACGCCCCTGGAGGCTTCGCTGGCAGCGCCCAAAATCCCCTCCAGGAGGTCCGCCCACTTTGCGAGCGCATCCCGCCGCTGGTCGAAAAGTTCGTTGCGGGAATAAATTCGAGACACCGTCGATGTCGTCCCAAGGCGCTGTAGGTGTACTTGCGCTCTGGCGCCCCGCCCTTGGAGAGGATGCGCGCATCCCTTCTGCGGCTGGCGTGCACATAGCGGATCTGCAGCGCCGTCGCCGTGGCGTCGATCCAGATCAGCCGCTCGTCGGGGTTGGGCCCCATCACCGAGAACCGGCCGCCGGCCGCGTCCTGGTCGGTGGTCCCCTCGGGGATGTTGATCATCTCCTCCACCGCCACCTCGGGACGCAGGCCGTCGGTC
The nucleotide sequence above comes from Caulobacter sp. NIBR1757. Encoded proteins:
- a CDS encoding class I SAM-dependent methyltransferase translates to MTSFYDRHIMPRLIGCACGAKPITYQRRKVVPKAAGKVLELGIGGGMNLIHYDAAQVTSVSGVDPSAELRAIAAKAPRADGLKVDIQDGTAEALPFGDASFDCVVCTFTLCSVASPPAALAEARRVLKPGGRFLFCEHGLAPDPKVARWQAFIEPLWKRLAGGCHLTRPVGATITAAGFALTDLNSMYLPSTPRSVGWNEWGEARA
- a CDS encoding NUDIX domain-containing protein — protein: MLEFGLRDPEKAYRLRPAAFGVCERDGLIACVHVTRPDDRSYHDLPGGAVDGMESEAEALIREFGEETGLIVEPAALIVRASQLFLKSDGEPVENEGGVYHAHLTGENVALKVEDDHTLVWLDPQEAVLRLRHESHAWAVARWLRSRA
- a CDS encoding S1/P1 Nuclease → MRHRPLIALAAAAVLGGLVVTQALAWGASGHRLIGQLAIEALPAEVPAFLRGPKAVAAMGELAREPDRWKGAGKLHDSDREGAHFIDIDDNGLVFGVMPLADLKPTRAEYEKALQEKGLDGWKAGWLQYSIIDGYQQLTQDFRYWRVLTAMEKRAKGPQKAWYKADRLRREQLILRDLGEFAHYVGDGSQPLHTSIHYNGWGDFPNPKGYSNDRLHSAFEGEFVARSVTLAGARAARPAPRDCACTIEQRTVAYLGKTNAETEPLYALWGENAFKTNDPKAVAFATDLIGSGAGELRDMVVMAWRESATGKIGWPAVAVEDVVAGKTDPWVPLLGKD
- a CDS encoding glutathione S-transferase family protein, producing MSITVFGDSISGNCLKVKWTADRIGTPYRWVETDILKGESRTPDFMARNPAGQVPLVVLEDGRALAQSNAIILHLAEGTDLVPKDSYERAKMFEWLFWEQYSHEPYVAVARFQMAYLGKAASDLDPKIVERGKAALARLEMALEASPFLVGHHLTLADIALVAYTRVAHEGGFDLSNYPATKAWVGRVESALGI
- a CDS encoding 3D domain-containing protein → MSPIPDDAILPADNAGEAKTVPGEADWNMRVTLYHSGGGGAGARDSLGCPVVAMRTAATDPRVAPKRSIIFIPETVGLRMPDGGVHDGYWYVSDTGGGVRGSHVDLFTGHGRGSMGPLMKINTRTVQVMKAGTFTGCPKSGQRIAATR
- a CDS encoding phosphoadenylyl-sulfate reductase; this translates as MAFDQLERPTSAALLDAELRSAHPTTIIEAAVATFGERLALVSSFGAESAVLLHLAAQVKRDIPVLFLDTGMLFGQTLDYRRQLASKLGLTDVRDLRPRFQDLAVGDPDANLWKTDTDACCNIRKVLPLDRALEGFDGWLTGRKRFHGGDRLRLAVVEQADHQVKFNPLANWGKEELDAYVARHDLPAHPLVAQGFPSIGCWPCTSPVEEGADVRAGRWAGQDKTECGIHVARAHVAPTNVGGDI
- a CDS encoding DUF934 domain-containing protein — translated: MPTLIKLQNGQFSAAEDVFTDVADEDAIPEGPVILSLARFQAEGDALVTGNRAVGVRLQTDEAVEDLAYDLPRLALVAVVFPKFRDGRTFTTATLLRERFGYACEVRAVGDVLLQQANFMVRTGFDSFAPADGATPEQWAKAAGLFRHVYQRAADHRPPAFEERG
- a CDS encoding nitrite/sulfite reductase — translated: MYSYDIIDQEFLEDRAAEFRGQVVARLAGDITEDQFKPLRLMNGLYLQLHAYMLRVAVPYGSLNPTQLRAFAHIARTWDKGYGHFTTRQNIQFNWIKLGDTPDILDHLAGVQMHAIQTSGNCIRNVTSDPYAGATAQEVDDPRVWSEVLRQWSTLHPEFSYLPRKFKIAVTASETDRTAARAHDIGLKVLRNADGALGFEVMVGGGQGRTPYLAPTIKPFLPAARLISYLEAVLRVYNRHGRRDNAYKARIKILVSSLGAEEFGRQVEEEWLKIGEGRDLPDTELARIRGSFLKVPFETLPPKSDVFDAEQASDRAFARFVRNNVKAHKQPGYAIVEISLKAPGATPGDASAEQMEAVADLAERYGLGDIRATHEQNLVLPHVKLDDVPAVHRALQSVGLATSNISLISDIIACPGLDYCALANARAIPVAQSIQDRFADADRAEDIGELKIKISGCINACGHHHVGHIGVLGVDKKGEEFYQLSLGGSGAEDASLASILGPALPADKVADAVDKLVETYLGLRQKDERFLDTFRRAGMAPFKEAVYADAH
- a CDS encoding DUF2849 domain-containing protein, whose amino-acid sequence is MKVLTANRLIDGEVVFWQAGQWVERFADADIFDGDAGESAVAVAKSQPTVIVEPYLIDIAEGPAGLAPVSYRERIRALGPTNEPTHGKQAEGGAAIAALQAATGAARSTGRVDLIRRK
- the gcvA gene encoding transcriptional regulator GcvA, which translates into the protein MDTPSDHRRRLPPLNALRAFEAAARHLNFSRAAEELSVTPGAVSQQIQNLEDYVGAALFKRTPKGLLLTDAAQTALPALREAFDRLAEAASLLTAAVDGRRLTLTAAPSFAAKWLVPRLGKFEEKHPQVDVWLSAGMEVVDFASGEIDLAIRYGGGRYPGLEVIKLMTETVIPVVSPGLLNENPLNDPSDLSHHILLHDGSPDADDSCPDWAMWLAARGIRGVDGTRGPRFNQSSLVIEAAVNGRGVALAKRTLAQADLDAGRLVTPLHIATAVDFAYYVVHPKTKGRLPQVKAFVSWLMEEAAAHEAALQTLDNGAGI
- a CDS encoding chorismate mutase; translated protein: MPKDVSVMVDPRVAPQDCTTMAEVRVGVDALDRALVALLAERQGYMDAAARIKPDRGVVRDVARIEDVVAKVKAAATEAGLSHAIAEPVWRTLVDRCIAYEFGVWDKTR
- a CDS encoding Hpt domain-containing protein, with the protein product MAKRDITGAVDFPYLESFAAGDFGVIDEVLNLFREQATIWSRMLQPGDPGWSDALHTIKGAARGIGANALADVCERAERDGTGVLPAVHAALDAALLDIAAYQHEQMLRSLKG